The Methanoculleus marisnigri JR1 genome window below encodes:
- a CDS encoding class I SAM-dependent methyltransferase: protein MTQDNNVKCWIDCWKASAQHSKIVSDDLQATQWDERADRFVQNMDEERHRKRVGDVFAILEEAGFSPEGARVLDIGCGPGTLSLPLARAGADVTALDISTRMLDHLRETAQNEGLRVNAVECSWWSADIDRLGFREKFDLVIASMTPGIRDVETFDRMMACSRQFCYYSRFVGRVGTDGARREIFRKILGEEPDNPGPDMLYPFMYLYVLGYRPLVRLSHVSRTQERDWAEAAEETINDLRCTRDVSSDVEEKIREYYKNASPDGKYRSETESCSGMMVWSVTAGDGV from the coding sequence ATGACACAGGATAATAATGTGAAATGCTGGATCGACTGCTGGAAAGCATCGGCACAGCACAGCAAGATAGTCAGTGACGACCTCCAGGCGACCCAATGGGACGAGCGGGCTGACCGCTTTGTACAGAACATGGATGAGGAAAGGCACCGGAAACGAGTTGGCGATGTTTTTGCAATTCTGGAGGAGGCCGGTTTCTCACCCGAGGGCGCACGCGTCCTCGACATCGGGTGCGGACCGGGCACCCTCTCCCTCCCCCTTGCCCGGGCCGGGGCGGACGTCACGGCCCTCGACATCTCGACGAGGATGCTCGACCACCTCAGGGAAACCGCGCAAAATGAAGGCTTGCGTGTTAACGCGGTCGAATGTTCCTGGTGGTCGGCCGATATCGACAGACTTGGGTTCCGGGAGAAGTTCGATCTCGTGATCGCGTCGATGACGCCGGGAATCAGGGACGTCGAGACCTTCGACCGGATGATGGCGTGTTCAAGGCAGTTCTGCTATTACAGCCGCTTCGTCGGGAGGGTGGGCACAGACGGGGCTCGCCGGGAGATTTTCAGGAAAATCCTGGGTGAGGAACCCGACAACCCCGGGCCGGATATGCTGTATCCGTTTATGTACCTCTACGTTCTTGGTTACCGGCCGCTTGTGAGACTCAGCCATGTTTCAAGGACCCAGGAGCGGGACTGGGCCGAAGCAGCGGAAGAGACGATCAACGATCTGAGATGCACCCGCGATGTTTCCAGCGATGTCGAGGAAAAGATCAGGGAGTATTACAAAAATGCGTCGCCAGACGGCAAATATCGTTCCGAAACAGAGAGTTGCAGCGGCATGATGGTCTGGTCTGTCACGGCCGGAGATGGGGTATAA
- a CDS encoding DUF364 domain-containing protein, with protein sequence MGDSTVLDATVRILKERLGERMDDVRVDRAVVGVFFTGVKLSTGHGGICATPIKSIPEAVCCPSSAKALPHSGRLRERRIEAYLADALGDRPMRKALGIAAVSALSALCDDVCPGPDHPVVRGVDAVDLLTIQESGNVVVVGALTPYLRALKQAGQPFRVLEMDPRTLKPDELPFYTPVEETDMVVPWADTLVITGTTLINGTLDHLLELARPEATVVVLGPSVSILPDALFSRGVEIVGGNQVTDPDRLLDILAEGGSGYHFFGKGADRIAVRRSQEP encoded by the coding sequence ATGGGTGACAGTACAGTCCTCGACGCGACTGTCCGGATTCTCAAGGAGCGCCTCGGGGAGAGGATGGATGACGTGAGGGTCGATCGCGCGGTTGTGGGAGTCTTTTTCACGGGAGTCAAACTCAGCACGGGCCATGGGGGTATCTGCGCCACGCCCATAAAGTCGATCCCGGAAGCCGTCTGCTGCCCGAGTTCGGCAAAGGCGCTGCCGCACTCGGGGAGGCTCCGGGAGCGGAGAATCGAAGCCTACCTTGCCGACGCTCTTGGAGACCGGCCGATGCGCAAGGCGCTCGGGATCGCGGCCGTCAGCGCATTATCGGCGCTCTGTGACGATGTATGCCCCGGGCCGGATCACCCCGTCGTACGCGGCGTCGATGCGGTCGATCTCCTCACGATACAGGAGAGCGGGAATGTCGTGGTCGTCGGGGCGCTGACCCCGTATCTGCGTGCCCTCAAGCAGGCCGGTCAGCCGTTTCGTGTCCTCGAGATGGATCCCCGTACGCTCAAGCCCGACGAGCTGCCGTTCTACACGCCGGTCGAGGAGACGGATATGGTCGTTCCCTGGGCTGACACCCTGGTCATCACCGGCACCACGCTGATCAACGGGACGCTCGACCACCTGCTCGAACTCGCCCGGCCGGAGGCCACGGTGGTCGTGCTCGGCCCTTCGGTGAGCATCCTCCCCGACGCTCTCTTCTCGCGCGGCGTGGAGATCGTCGGTGGAAACCAGGTGACCGACCCCGACCGCCTGCTGGATATCCTTGCCGAGGGCGGTTCCGGCTACCACTTTTTCGGGAAGGGGGCCGACCGGATCGCCGTCCGGCGGTCCCAGGAACCGTGA
- a CDS encoding methyltransferase, which yields MTRQTIQLRQVMPAVEGVARLDAALSGYQSYQVISAALELRFFDWLSERGPTARNDVTAIGINGMFTRGFLTALADMGYITFEENVCANTPIAEELLVSTSPTYQGDLILAAGRETSSWSHLAATLRDGMETPKTGPRPTHDHLRAVAQRCTRGELQHVVGLIGQHSGFRNARSMLDVGGGHGLYAVALCQENPNLQATVFDLPHVVPLTREYIGKYGMGGRISARGGDILVDDPGRGYDLIIVSHLLYTFRDRLTDVLGKITESLAPGGLLVLNHLFCSPGCTISPGSGTAELDRALMSAGHPLCHPEGLEAVLKRLGYIDITSSPHETGMGYGVLFCATKDGGETVHCRDGSSSSGCSCGPGGCGN from the coding sequence ATGACAAGACAGACAATCCAGCTCCGGCAGGTCATGCCGGCGGTAGAGGGCGTTGCACGCCTGGATGCAGCCCTGTCCGGGTACCAATCGTACCAGGTCATCTCGGCAGCGCTCGAACTCCGGTTCTTTGACTGGCTCTCGGAGCGTGGCCCGACCGCAAGAAACGACGTCACTGCAATCGGCATAAACGGGATGTTTACCCGGGGTTTCCTGACGGCGCTCGCCGATATGGGATATATCACGTTCGAAGAGAACGTGTGTGCAAACACCCCAATCGCCGAAGAACTCCTGGTCAGCACCAGTCCCACCTACCAGGGCGACCTGATTCTCGCCGCCGGCAGGGAGACGTCATCGTGGTCCCACCTGGCCGCAACGCTCAGGGACGGCATGGAGACGCCGAAAACCGGTCCCCGGCCGACGCACGATCACCTCAGGGCGGTCGCTCAGCGGTGCACCCGGGGCGAACTGCAACACGTCGTCGGCCTGATCGGCCAGCACTCCGGGTTCAGGAACGCCCGGTCCATGCTTGATGTTGGCGGTGGACACGGCCTCTACGCCGTCGCCCTCTGCCAGGAGAACCCGAACCTCCAGGCAACCGTCTTCGATCTCCCGCATGTGGTACCGCTGACCCGGGAGTACATCGGCAAATACGGTATGGGTGGACGGATCTCCGCCCGGGGAGGAGACATCCTCGTCGACGATCCGGGCAGGGGGTATGACCTCATCATCGTCTCGCACCTCCTCTACACGTTCCGGGACCGGCTGACGGACGTCCTCGGCAAGATCACGGAATCTCTTGCCCCTGGTGGCCTTCTCGTCCTCAACCATCTCTTCTGCTCACCGGGCTGCACCATATCCCCGGGGAGTGGGACTGCAGAACTCGATCGGGCACTCATGAGCGCCGGGCATCCGCTCTGCCACCCGGAAGGCCTTGAGGCCGTGCTCAAGCGCCTGGGATACATCGACATCACCAGTTCCCCCCACGAGACCGGAATGGGCTATGGCGTCCTCTTCTGTGCGACGAAAGATGGCGGCGAGACCGTGCATTGCCGGGACGGCTCCTCGTCTTCCGGGTGCAGCTGCGGGCCGGGCGGGTGCGGGAACTGA
- a CDS encoding ABC transporter substrate-binding protein encodes MKKDARHLVLAIVAVCAVLTLAFVLAAPGTAGEESAATVRTITDMDNRTVTIPSEVRTVVITCCGGAAQELAALGVGDRVVAQPQQCTTERLYTVVPGYRTTPDVGSFDNANVEEILKLNPDIVIGSYYAETGNARIEAAGIPVVRVLTGRAGVEELKQEFRMLGQVFGREERAERLVAYWDETLARIEAKIADLPEGERKRVYYMMSTPLKTEGHSAWGNDMIRAAGGINVAGGIDQKVIRGGYEISAEELVRWDPEVIYVASNMKDYSSPAGAFVANPQFATVTAVRDGAVYPCPVGTFWWDRPAPESPLGILWLAQKLYPDRFADVDLADETKKFFREFYDYDLTDQEVESILHPTPI; translated from the coding sequence ATGAAGAAAGATGCTCGCCATCTGGTTCTCGCCATCGTGGCCGTCTGTGCCGTCCTGACTCTTGCTTTCGTCCTTGCAGCGCCTGGGACTGCCGGTGAAGAATCTGCTGCAACGGTCCGGACGATCACGGATATGGACAACAGGACGGTGACCATCCCCTCCGAGGTCAGGACCGTGGTCATCACCTGCTGTGGCGGAGCGGCGCAGGAACTGGCTGCCCTGGGGGTCGGCGACCGGGTCGTCGCCCAGCCGCAGCAATGCACTACGGAGCGCCTGTATACCGTCGTCCCGGGATACCGCACCACGCCCGACGTCGGTTCCTTCGACAACGCCAACGTGGAGGAGATCCTGAAACTCAACCCCGACATTGTTATCGGGAGTTATTATGCAGAAACAGGCAACGCCCGCATTGAAGCAGCCGGGATCCCGGTCGTGCGGGTGCTCACGGGGCGTGCCGGAGTCGAGGAACTGAAACAGGAGTTCCGCATGCTGGGTCAGGTCTTCGGGCGCGAGGAGCGTGCCGAACGGCTGGTTGCGTACTGGGATGAAACGCTCGCGCGGATCGAGGCGAAGATCGCCGATCTCCCCGAGGGCGAGCGGAAACGGGTCTATTACATGATGAGCACCCCACTCAAGACGGAAGGCCACAGTGCGTGGGGTAACGATATGATCCGCGCTGCAGGCGGGATTAACGTCGCCGGAGGGATCGACCAGAAGGTCATCCGTGGGGGCTATGAGATCTCTGCCGAAGAGCTCGTCCGGTGGGATCCCGAGGTCATCTACGTTGCATCGAACATGAAGGACTACTCGAGCCCGGCCGGTGCGTTTGTAGCCAACCCCCAGTTTGCGACCGTCACGGCGGTCCGGGACGGGGCGGTGTATCCGTGTCCCGTAGGAACGTTCTGGTGGGATCGCCCCGCACCGGAGAGCCCGCTCGGGATCCTCTGGCTTGCACAGAAACTCTACCCGGACCGGTTCGCCGACGTCGACCTCGCAGACGAGACAAAGAAGTTTTTCCGTGAGTTCTACGACTACGACCTTACGGACCAGGAGGTAGAGAGCATCCTCCACCCGACACCAATTTGA